A region of the bacterium genome:
TCATCGAGACCTGGCGGTAATCACGCCGGTTAAAATGGAGGCGGGGCAGGTGTTAAATATTATTAAAGAGACAGGGGGTAAAGAAATCGAACGGATTAACCTGTTTGATGTGTATCAAGGAGAACAACTGCCACCGGGATATCAATCCCTGGCTTATGCTATCACCTATCGCCACCTGGAAACTACTCTGACTGATGAGGAAGTAGATCGGATACACGGGAAGATTATCGAGGCGTTAAAAGAGAAGTTGGGAATTTCTTTGAGGGAGGGCTAAGATTACAGAAGACCGAGCCCAGTCTGTATTCTGTGCTCTGTGTGCTGACATCTGGCCTCCGACTTCTGAGACAAGAGGAGAGATAAGATGGTAACGGTAAAAGATGGTTTAGATTTACTTGAGACTCGAGTAAACAAGCTTCTGGAAGAATTAGAGCGTCTGCGGCAAGTAAACAGGAAGCTGTTTACTCAGATACAAGTTGGGTCTTCCGACGAAATCTCCGCTTTAAAGAGAGAAAATGAGTCCCTTAAAGAAGAAAGAGAACTTCTTAAGGCCAAGATAAACCAGATGCTGGAGCAGTTAAAAGGGGTATGAAGCTGAGGGCAATTATCAATTATTAATTTATGGTAACCGTTCATCCCATGAGGCTGGACGCTGGATGCTCGATCCTCGATGCTGGATGCTGGATACTGGATACTGGATACTGGATCCTTTACCAGTATCGAGGATCGAACATCCAGAATCGAGAATCGAGCATCGAGGATCGAGAATCGAGCATCGAGAATCGAGAATCGAGCATCGAGAATCGAGAATCGAGCATCGAGAATCGAGCATCGAGGATCGAGTTTGTGCCTTAGGGGCTGAACGCTTACAATTTATGTAACTACTCAGCCACTAAGACGCCAAAGGCAATAGCCAATGTTAATTATGAGAAGGCTTATCCTTACCCGCAAATTGGGTAAAAGGATGGGGTAAACAAGGATAAACCACGAAGAGCACGAAGGACACGAAGAAAATTTTCGACCTGTCCGGTTAGATTTAAACCGCTAATTTGAGTTCTATATTACCTATCATTGTTTATAATCACTATGCTGAAATATGAGAAAAAGCCAATTGAGTCTAAGGCAAATAATAAGGAGAAAACCAATGAATTCATTTAAAAAAACAGGAAAAGAGCTAAATTTAGCTTTAGGGGCTGTTTGGCTTATGAATTCTATATCAGAATATAAGGGGAAACAAGAGTTATATAAGAGACAATCGTCTCATATTGTTAACAGTCTTGTTGAAATGGCATTAATAGAAAGTGCTGAATCATCAAATCGTATTGAAGGTGTAACTGTAGATAGGAAAAGGCTTAAGCCCCTTATCATAGATAGAAGTAGACCCCGCGACAGGTCAGAGGAAGAGGTAGCAGGATACCGCAATGCCCTTGATTTGATTCATAAGAGATATAAAAATTTGGAGATAACCCCCAAAACAATAAAAGAATTACATCGCCTAAGCCATGCACAGACAGGAGACGCGGGTGAATGGAAGGAAAAGAACAACGATATTATAAGAAAAAATCCTGATGGGTCAGTTGAGGTAATTTTTAAGCCTGTAGATGCTAAAGATACACCCGAAGCAATAGAAAAGCTATGCCTTTTGTATATACATAGCCTTGACCAGTTGAGATACCCTCCCCTTTATGCCCTTGCCTGTTTAATATTGGACTTTTTATGTATCCACCCATTTCGTGATGGAAATGGCAGGGTATCACGGCTACTTACACGTCTGGTCTTATATCATCACGGCTATGAAGTTGGAAGATATATCAGCCTTGAACGGATCATAGAACAATCCAAAGAAACATATTACGAAGC
Encoded here:
- the zapB gene encoding cell division protein ZapB, whose translation is MVTVKDGLDLLETRVNKLLEELERLRQVNRKLFTQIQVGSSDEISALKRENESLKEERELLKAKINQMLEQLKGV
- a CDS encoding Fic family protein, with translation MNSFKKTGKELNLALGAVWLMNSISEYKGKQELYKRQSSHIVNSLVEMALIESAESSNRIEGVTVDRKRLKPLIIDRSRPRDRSEEEVAGYRNALDLIHKRYKNLEITPKTIKELHRLSHAQTGDAGEWKEKNNDIIRKNPDGSVEVIFKPVDAKDTPEAIEKLCLLYIHSLDQLRYPPLYALACLILDFLCIHPFRDGNGRVSRLLTRLVLYHHGYEVGRYISLERIIEQSKETYYEALQKSSLKWHEAKHDISPWLHYLLGTINSAYKEFEQRASNIKSTKGAKTGMVIQKITSQQGEFSISDIEQLCPGISREMIRLVFRQMKKEGRIACLGKGQSARWKRIG